One segment of Schistocerca nitens isolate TAMUIC-IGC-003100 chromosome 3, iqSchNite1.1, whole genome shotgun sequence DNA contains the following:
- the LOC126249082 gene encoding macrophage metalloelastase-like produces the protein MKELSEIAFNTWKEHTDLIFEENSSNYDIIISNKRRLHRKESSGQHYCPKRFDGKSGVLAHANYPNSNNDVVEIHMDQDEDWYFEIDTNTPKEKINFYAVLVHEIGHTLGIPHSAENTSIMYPLYNSSNIELSKDDILVVQSLYGKPVVGDDDDEEDEETDDEEKDLDPPELCKLNNKIKNFLIVDQVLYIYYEKWVWIMDLDNLDVRTKPQLISDWLTFLPKGFNNITAAYQRPSGDVILFIDNKLYIMEIPSFRLKFGYPTSLTSLSLRKNVILHSAVNTYSGKSFIFFDDVYYVEIDECKGISKKYGRITKEFSGIPPGIESSFRYTNGLLYFIKDKTFYEYSEFTNSVLRAGKFYLSLFGIDCSKSTSKMLDIISNLKESLNQLENFN, from the coding sequence ATGAAAGAATTGAGTGAAATTGCTTTTAATACTTGGAAAGAGCATACAGATCTAATTTTtgaagaaaatagttcaaattatgACATCATCATTTCAAATAAGAGACGTTTGCATAGGAAAGAATCAAGTGGACAACATTATTGTCCTAAACGATTTGATGGTAAATCAGGTGTACTGGCTCATGCAAATTACCCAAATTCTAATAATGATGTTGTAGAAATCCATATGGATCAAGATGAAGATTGGTACTTTGAGATTGATACAAATACTCCAAAAGAGAAGATAAACTTTTATGCAGTTTTAGTTCATGAAATTGGTCATACATTAGGAATTCCTCATTCAGCAGAAAATACCTCAATCATGTATCCATTATATAACAGTTCCAATATTGAATTAAGTAAAGATGATATTCTTGTAGTACAAAGCTTATATGGGAAACCAGTtgtaggagatgatgatgatgaggaagatgAGGAGACTGATGATGAAGAAAAAGATTTAGATCCTCCAGAATTATGTAAgctgaataataaaattaaaaactttctgATTGTCGATCAGGTCCTATATATTTACTatgagaaatgggtttggataatggATTTGGATAATTTAGATGTTCGCACTAAACCACAACTTATAAGTGATTGGTTAACATTTCTTCCAAAAGGATTTAACAATATAACTGCTGCATATCAAAGACCATCTGgagatgttattttattcattGACAACAAACTGTATATAATGGAAATACCCTCTTTTAGGTTAAAATTTGGTTATCCAACATCTTTAACATCTCTTTCATTACGAAAAAATGTAATTCTACATTCAGCTGTGAACACATATTCTGGTAAAAGCtttatattttttgatgatgtttattatgtagaaattgatgaatgtaagggaATAAGTAAAAAATATGGACGTATTACAAAAGAATTTTCAGGAATACCTCCAGGTATAGAATCTAGTTTCAGATATACAAATGGATTATTATACTTTATTAAAGATAAAACATTCTATGAGTATAGTGAATTTACAAATTCTGTTCTTAGAGCAGGTAaattttatctttcattatttGGAATAGATTGTTCAAAATCTACTTCCAAGATGTTGGATATCATAAGCAATTTGAAAGAATCACTTAATCAATTAGAGAATTTCAACTAA